A single genomic interval of Saccharomyces eubayanus strain FM1318 chromosome IV, whole genome shotgun sequence harbors:
- a CDS encoding metallo-dependent hydrolase superfamily protein: protein MVRKNRSLFFVGYDSYSESPSASPILLDDLDGNDDTPDQVLAFDACAGIRSQLQERNSRALKLKGASAGGDLNLDDLDMIPLNTKFDVQMEMGSPMAMPPETPPPIKPLTAKDLAYSSLAHLPSYFFEQIHFHVERKCLLDMCKLRRNYLTISKQDALACSQSQSAKPSQKNLGRIKDETLRTAHLLDSNEENNLTSPRDSSYIIQLCNGHVDVPTFIEYRQNFERCLRIIQDRSLSTFSEKRLQYLLNKFPVFQYLNSKEEMRQSKNVPHKDFYNCRKIDLNLLLSGCFSQWQLTEFIWSKLKKEPNKIIYQTSNGRHITLIQLFKVDFEEANTFSSGLKIIDDSFLEWYKVIYLAKYHLINSDSETFIDPRDKQFRHYLIAKTFLEFDNCINGEYLAELLQTFLIKPLETSKYQLCQLSVDFQFYFHNGNSDVDNWWMVFANWLNHYDLFSKNIHWNVRISRIYPALYHTGKIKSFQDYLDLIFKPLFNTKSYIHKSLGPILSKFLSRIASFDLCIQDSDDYVWKQFTNVDCLPENWTSNGDNPTISQYMYYVYANLAKLNHIRHALHQNTFTLRSSCSSTSMNRTSQFSNTLNFTEHTESTLNNFLLSSGGFLNAENLWNAPPPLVYVFYLSQIPMVMAPLNSIVDSKATIAQDQGPVGLVLEPPKPYKMNPFMKFFEMGFRISLSSESILYNHSYTKEPIIEEYSVAASIYRLHSADLCELLRNSVITSGFADTLKNKWLGTSLVSHNYFMENIGFVDNWYDCKPDTSLDHNVPAIRRQYRSKTLAGEWQLVIS from the coding sequence ATGGTACGGAAAAACAGGTCGCTGTTCTTTGTTGGGTATGACTCTTATAGTGAGAGTCCCTCTGCTTCACCAATACTTCTGGACGACTTAGACGGGAATGACGATACGCCGGATCAAGTTTTGGCTTTCGATGCGTGTGCAGGGATCAGGTCGCAACTGCAGGAGAGAAACTCTCGAGCACTCAAACTCAAAGGTGCCAGTGCTGGAGGTGACTTGAATCTAGATGATCTTGACATGATTCCATTAAATACAAAGTTCGATGTGCAAATGGAGATGGGCTCGCCCATGGCCATGCCACCGGAAACACCGCCACCCATCAAACCCTTAACGGCGAAAGATCTTGCATATTCATCTTTGGCTCATCTCCCAAGTTACTTCTTTGAGCAAATACATTTTCACGTCGAGCGGAAATGCCTATTGGATATGTGTAAGTTAAGGCGAAACTATCTCACTATAAGCAAACAGGATGCTTTAGCCTGTTCCCAGTCGCAGAGTGCAAAACCGtcccaaaaaaatcttgggCGTATAAAAGATGAAACTCTGCGCACAGCTCACCTTCTTGACAGcaacgaagaaaataatcTAACATCTCCAAGGGATAGTAGCTATATTATCCAGCTGTGTAATGGTCACGTGGATGTCCCCACTTTTATAGAGTATAGACAGAATTTCGAACGGTGCTTGAGAATCATTCAGGATAGAAGCTTATCAACATTTAGTGAGAAAAGATTACAatatcttttgaataaGTTCCCCGTTTTTCAGTATTTAAACTCTAAAGAGGAAATGAGACAGAGTAAAAACGTCCCACACAAAGATTTTTACAACTgtagaaaaattgatttgaatCTCTTATTGAGCGGTTGTTTCTCCCAGTGGCAATTGACCGAGTTCATCTGGTccaaactaaaaaaagaaccaaacaaaataatatatcaAACTTCCAATGGTAGGCACATAACATTGATTCAGCTGTTCAAAGTTGATTTCGAGGAGGCGAACACATTCTCTAGTGGTTTGAAAATCATCGACGACTCGTTTTTAGAATGGTATAAAGTTATTTATCTTGCCAAATATCACTTGATTAACAGTGACTCTGAAACATTTATAGACCCACGCGACAAACAATTCCGTCATTATTTGATTGCAAAAACGTTTTTAGAATTTGATAACTGTATCAATGGGGAATATCTCGCGGAATTGCTACAGACGTTTCTAATAAAGCCACTAGAGACATCCAAGTACCAGCTGTGTCAGCTTTCGGTAGACTTTCAATTCTATTTCCATAACGGAAACTCGGACGTGGATAATTGGTGGATGGTTTTTGCCAATTGGTTGAACCATTACgatcttttttccaaaaatattCACTGGAATGTCAGAATCTCAAGAATATATCCAGCATTGTACCACACCggtaaaatcaaaagtttCCAAGATTATTTAGATTTAATATTCAAACCACTTTTCAACACTAAAAGCTACATTCACAAATCTTTGGGACccattctttcaaagttcCTTTCACGTATAGCTTCATTCGATCTATGTATTCAAGATTCAGATGACTATGTTTGGAAGCAATTCACAAACGTTGATTGTCTACCCGAAAACTGGACATCCAACGGTGATAATCCAACCATTTCACAATACATGTATTACGTTTATGCCAATCTGGCAAAACTTAATCACATTCGCCATGCACTCCATCAGAACACCTTTACTTTGAGGAGTTCATGTTCATCCACGTCAATGAATCGAACTTCGCAATTTAGTAATACTCTAAATTTCACAGAACACACAGAATCCACCTTGaacaattttcttttgtccAGTGGAGGCTTTTTAAATGCAGAGAACCTCTGGAACGCGCCGCCACCCTTGGTGTATGTTTTCTATTTAAGTCAGATTCCCATGGTCATGGCGCCTTTAAATTCCATTGTAGATTCAAAGGCCACAATAGCCCAAGATCAGGGCCCCGTGGGGCTCGTGTTAGAGCCTCCGAAGCCTTACAAAATGAACCCCTTTATGAAATTCTTCGAAATGGGGTTCAGAATATCGTTAAGCTCTGAGTCCATTCTGTATAACCATTCGTATACTAAAGAGCCTATCATTGAAGAGTATAGCGTGGCAGCCAGTATATATCGTTTACATTCCGCAGATCTATGCGAATTGTTAAGAAACAGCGTTATCACTAGCGGGTTTGCTGACACGCTCAAGAATAAATGGCTCGGCACATCCCTGGTGTCCCACAACTACTTCATGGAAAACATCGGATTTGTGGATAACTGGTACGATTGCAAGCCAGACACCAGTCTGGACCACAACGTGCCCGCAATTAGACGTCAATACCGTAGCAAGACCCTCGCAGGGGAGTGGCAACTCgtaatttcttga
- the HAB1 gene encoding Hab1p — protein sequence MTIFSKFSYFENFFSFKKQEPSPIEIVYCNETNGFVNIKALESFTDDSMEADISDREMATILTRNKKSLGKVAIDKNSSNKQCINLSELKTGHAAATRRKLSGNESWPNQDSYPPEDPSEFNKFDDKHNRIQKCSTRRGYLSYKK from the coding sequence ATGACTATATTTTCTAAGTTTTCGTATTTCGAGAACTTCTTCTCATTCAAAAAGCAAGAACCCTCCCCCATTGAAATCGTTTACTGCAATGAGACCAACGGATTTGTAAACATCAAAGCCTTGGAAAGCTTCACCGATGATAGCATGGAGGCAGACATCTCTGATAGAGAAATGGCTACGATTCTGACCCGAAACAAAAAGAGCCTGGGAAAAGTGGCTATTGATAAGaatagtagtaataaaCAATGTATAAATTTAAGCGAGCTGAAAACGGGCCATGCTGCCGCCACCAGACGGAAGTTGAGCGGCAATGAGTCATGGCCGAACCAGGACTCATATCCGCCTGAGGACCCCTCCGAGTTCAACAAGTTTGATGATAAACATAACAGAATCCAAAAGTGTAGCACCAGGAGAGGTTACTTGTCGTACAAGAAATAG
- the APE3 gene encoding aminopeptidase Y, which yields MHFSLKHLAIAAFYATNLGSAYVIPQFFQEAFKQEDPIEYLPEQKETLDNDNSVVGATIPKPHVPYFMKPHVESEKLQDKIKLDDLNATAWDLYHMANHSTSEYGHPTRVIGSKGHNKTMEYILNAFDGMQDYYDVSLQKFDALSGKIISYNLSDVETGQTFANTTAFALSXPVDGFIGKLVEIPNLGCDEKDYGSVVPPGLNEKQIALIERGKCPFGDKTNLAGKYGFSAVVIYDNEPKSKGGLHGTLGEPTNHTVATVGVPHKVGKELIANIALNIDYSLYFAMDSYVEWIKTQNIIADTKHGDPDNIVALGAHSDSVEEGPGINDDGSGTISLLNVAKQLTHFKINNKVRFAWWAAEEEGLLGSNFYAYNLTKEENSKIRVFMDYDMMASPNYEYEIYDANNKENPKGSEELKNLYIDYYKDHDLNYTLVPFDGRSDYVGFINNGIPAGGIATGAEKNNVDNGKVLDRCYHQLCDDVSNLSWEAFVTNTKLIAHSVATYADSFKGFPKREIHKHEELTALNAENPQFKYRADFLII from the coding sequence ATGCATTTCTCCTTGAAGCATTTGGCAATCGCTGCGTTTTATGCTACTAATTTAGGCTCTGCCTACGTCATCCCTCAATTCTTCCAAGAAGCtttcaaacaagaagacCCAATTGAGTATCTTCctgaacaaaaagaaacactCGACAATGACAATTCTGTCGTTGGCGCCACCATTCCCAAGCCACATGTTCCTTACTTCATGAAGCCTCATGTGGAAAGtgaaaaactacaagaTAAGATCAAGCTCGACGATTTGAACGCCACTGCTTGGGACCTCTACCACATGGCCAACCATTCCACTTCAGAGTACGGACACCCCACCCGTGTAATCGGTTCCAAGGGCCATAACAAGACCATGGAGTACATCTTGAACGCCTTTGATGGTATGCAAGATTACTATGATGTCTCTTTACAAAAATTCGATGCCTTATCCGGTAAGATCATCTCTTACAACCTTTCCGACGTTGAAACAGGCCAAACTTTTGCAAACACAACAGCTTTCGCTTTGTCTMCACCTGTAGACGGGTTCATTGGTAAATTAGTGGAAATTCCTAATTTGGGGTGCGACGAAAAGGATTACGGTTCCGTGGTCCCACCAGGCTTGAACGAAAAGCAAATCGCCCTCATTGAAAGAGGTAAATGTCCATTCGGTGACAAGACCAACTTGGCCGGTAAGTACGGCTTCTCTGCCGTTGTCATTTATGACAACGAACCTAAATCCAAGGGTGGCCTTCACGGCACTTTAGGAGAACCTACAAACCATACCGTGGCTACTGTTGGTGTCCCTCACAAAGTGGGTAAGGAATTGATTGCTAATATTGCGTTAAACATCGACTACTCCTTGTATTTTGCCATGGACTCGTACGTGGAATGGATCAAGACCCAAAATATCATCGCTGACACCAAACACGGTGATCCGGATAACATTGTTGCTCTTGGTGCTCATTCTGAttctgttgaagaaggcCCAGGCATCAACGATGATGGTTCCGGTACAATCTCACTACTGAACGTTGCCAAGCAATTGACCCATTTTAAGATCAACAACAAGGTCCGTTTCGCATGGTGGGccgctgaagaagaaggtctGCTAGGCTCCAACTTTTACGCTTACAACTTAaccaaagaggaaaactCCAAGATCAGAGTCTTCATGGACTACGATATGATGGCTTCTCCAAACTACGAATATGAAATCTACGACGCAAACAACAAGGAAAACCCCAAGGGGTCCGAAGAGTTGAAGAACTTGTACATAGACTACTACAAGGATCACGACTTGAACTACACCTTGGTTCCATTTGACGGCAGGTCCGACTACGTCGGCTTTATCAACAACGGCATCCCTGCAGGCGGTATTGCCACCGGCgctgaaaagaacaacGTCGACAACGGTAAGGTTCTGGACAGATGCTACCATCAATTATGTGACGACGTTTCCAACCTATCTTGGGAAGCTTTCGTCACCAACACTAAGTTGATCGCCCATTCCGTAGCCACCTACGCCGACTCTTTCAAAGGCTTCCCAAAAAGAGAGATCCACAAGCATGAAGAACTGACCGCATTGAATGCTGAAAATCCACAATTCAAGTACAGAGCTGACTTCTTGATTATTTAA
- the APM3 gene encoding Apm3p, producing the protein MYLSFYITDVQNKLVFQYLLGATAPSFKHLWTRVQSACPQLLEDSGSDNYLDQAMVGKDLEVYKYFSVTNKLNYWCLASTSKSKGPLDCFSFLETIDCILLEYFDKDKLSIKKLVNNYDRISLIFNCCIEAGEPNVNDFLYVNKIKEDVPERSDLSKFISSTAHNLQQAVQLPQQRQQQLQQNQMSRGNISIAEDEEIVPWRTSKASKHENNELYVDLLESFHVVLEKKKSRLRLVNGDIRGAVDVRSYLNDNPLVSVRLNTMGNEIGIPSLHDCVEINDDGEFTPSNIKFIPPDGKFRLMEYSIDLNSQLQKSGIRMNSIGMISVHFQNGLGKDSDEFELSLNIESSKKVSQIEDLKLDLQFNIEDAGESDVAYKVKILRNTHGRFENSVTMGQGQWIFDKATPTGTIPVLRGCIEYESLQPNSTRNIDLHTVSLDYSYMGQSASGISVEAIDILSGLTIGRNTKLYKGAKYKTKTGDFQVRL; encoded by the coding sequence ATGTACTTGTCGTTTTACATTACAGATGTACAGAACAAGCTGGTTTTCCAGTACCTTTTAGGCGCCACAGCGCCTTCATTTAAACACCTTTGGACCCGTGTTCAATCTGCATGCCCTCAATTACTAGAAGACAGCGGTAGTGATAACTATTTAGATCAAGCAATGGTCGGGAAGGACCTTGAGGTCTATAAGTACTTTTCGGTCACAAATAAGCTCAATTATTGGTGCTTAGCCTCCActtccaaatcaaaggGACCACTTGATTGTTTTAGCTTTTTGGAGACTATAGATTGTATCCTTTTAGAATACTTTGACAAGGATAAATTAAGTATTAAGAAGCTTGTTAATAACTACGATAGAATCAGTTTAATCTTCAATTGTTGTATTGAAGCTGGTGAGCCCAATGTTAATGATTTTCTCTATgtcaataaaatcaaagagGATGTTCCTGAAAGGTCCGATTTGTCCAAGTTTATAAGCTCCACAGCCCATAACTTACAACAAGCTGTACAACTTCCACAGCAAAGACAACAGCAACTACAACAGAATCAAATGTCCCGTGGTAACATTTCCATTGcggaagatgaagagatCGTTCCTTGGAGAACATCAAAGGCGAGCAAACACGAGAATAACGAACTTTACGTAGATTTGTTGGAATCGTTCCATGTAGTActcgaaaagaaaaaatctcGTCTAAGGTTGGTTAATGGGGACATTCGCGGGGCAGTAGATGTAAGATCTTATTTGAATGACAATCCTTTAGTTTCAGTGAGGTTGAATACAATGGGAAACGAAATAGGCATACCCAGTCTACACGATTGCGTTGAAATTAATGATGATGGAGAATTTACTCCTTCTAATATAAAATTTATACCACCGGATGGGAAATTCAGATTAATGGAGTATTCCATAGATTTGAATTCTCAACTACAGAAATCAGGAATAAGGATGAATTCTATTGGAATGATATCGgtacattttcaaaatgggTTGGGCAAAGATTCCGATGAATTTGAACTTTCATTAAACATCGAAAGCTCTAAAAAGGTGTCCCAAATTGAAGACTTAAAGTTAGATTTACAATTCAATATTGAAGACGCTGGTGAAAGTGACGTAGCATATAAGGTAAAAATCTTACGCAATACTCATGGTcgttttgaaaatagtgTTACTATGGGGCAAGGACAATGGATTTTTGATAAAGCTACTCCTACGGGAACAATACCCGTATTACGAGGTTGTATTGAATATGAAAGTTTACAACCTAACAGCACAAGAAATATCGATTTACACACAGTCTCATTAGATTATTCGTATATGGGACAATCAGCCAGTGGCATTTCTGTGGAAGCTATTGATATTTTATCCGGGTTGACCATTGGTAGAAACACCAAGTTATACAAAGGtgcaaaatataaaaccaaaacagGTGATTTTCAAGTAAGGCTATag
- the SNF5 gene encoding Snf5p: MNNQPQGGNSVPNSIGNIFSNIGTPSFNMAQIPQQLYQSLTPQQLQMIQQRHQQLLMSRLQQQQQQQQQQQXQQQQQQQQQQPQRQTSPPSQTQQSPPPPPSAPLQQSQSMASQSATSTPPPPPPPPAPINLPPQIAQLPLATQQQVLNRLRQQAIAKNNPQVVDAITVAQQQVQRQIEQQREQQTAQTQLEQQRQLLVQQQQQQQLRNQMQRQRQQQFRHQVQIQQQQQQQQQQQQQQVQQQQQVQQQQQVQHQQQQHQPQQQQQQQRMPSARSIGDQPSTISHPTVGQLPQLPKLNLPKFQTIQYDPPESKLPYPTYWSDKGADTDTLLYEQIIQRDKINKFSLVRETNGYDPFSIYGFSNKEYISRLWHTLKYYQDLKNTRMKSITNTSQKISSASIWGNGYSGYGNGITNTTTRVIPQVEVDNRKHYLEDKLRVYKQAMSETTEELVPIRLEFDQDRDKFFLRDTLLWNKNDELIKIEEFVDDMMRDYRFEDSTREQHIDTICQSIQEQIQEFQGNPYLELNQDRLGGDDLRIRIKLDIVVGQNQLIDQFEWDISNSDNCPEEFAESMCQELELPGEFVTSIAHSIREQVHMYHKSLALLGYNFDGSVIEDDDIRSRMLPTITIDDVYRPAAESKVFTPNLLQISAAELERLDKDKDRDTRRKRRQGRSNRRGMLALTGTSTNSMSMNGAHNGAATGNASLLPSGEILLPDIADIPRTFRTPVPSTLMPGGVDVGPSVESYELRTTTTYKAKPDRPKPVPPPCYIIDHIPGHSLLLSIKVPKKEEAQEDFATMIEPNNSTNPMLPRPGSLKSRLNSNIRAGVTIPTGANPIGNHATTSSLNPTLPPAIPTGVAGKTVPVPTPPTLPSVAPHGSDRILSNNNGDTNNNNNNNT; this comes from the coding sequence ATGAATAATCAGCCGCAAGGTGGGAACAGCGTCCCCAATAGTATCGGCAATATATTCAGCAATATCGGGACTCCGTCCTTCAATATGGCGCAAATTCCGCAGCAGCTGTACCAAAGTCTTACTCCCCAGCAATTGCAGATGATTCAACAACGACACCAACAATTACTAATGAGCCGcctacaacaacaacaacaacaacaacaacaacaacaacMacaacaacaacaacaacaacaacaacaacagccaCAAAGACAGACTTCACCACCATCACAAACACAGCAATCACCACCTCCTCCCCCTTCCGCTCCTCTGCAACAATCACAGTCCATGGCTAGTCAATCTGCAACATCTACCCCgcctcctcctcctcctcctccaGCGCCAATTAATTTGCCTCCCCAGATTGCTCAGCTACCCTTGGCTACACAGCAACAAGTTTTAAATAGATTGAGGCAACAGGCCATCGCAAAGAATAATCCGCAAGTAGTGGATGCTATCACCGTGGCACAACAACAAGTTCAACGTCAAATTGAGCAACAGAGGGAACAGCAGACTGCCCAAACTCAACTAGAACAGCAAAGGCAACTTTTGGttcagcagcaacagcagcagcaacttAGAAACCAAATGCAACGACAACGGCAGCAACAATTTAGGCATCAAGTCCAAatacaacaacagcagcagcaacaacaacaacaacaacaacaacaagtccagcaacaacaacaagtccagcaacaacaacaagtcCAGcaccaacagcaacaacatcagccacaacagcaacagcaacaacagcgAATGCCTTCTGCCAGATCCATAGGCGATCAACCTTCCACCATTTCCCATCCTACTGTTGGACAACTTCCTCAATTACCTAAGCTAAACTTACCTAAGTTTCAAACGATTCAGTACGACCCACCGGAATCCAAGTTACCATACCCAACGTATTGGTCAGATAAAGGAGCAGACACAGATACTTTATTGTATGAACAAATAATTCAGCGTGACAAAATTAACAAGTTCTCCTTAGTGAGGGAAACTAACGGTTACGATCCATTCAGTATTTATGGATTCAGtaataaagaatatataagCAGACTGTGGCACACATTAAAATATTATCAGGACTTAAAAAACACCAGGATGAAATCTATAACTAACACCTCACAGAAGATTTCATCAGCAAGTATCTGGGGGAATGGTTATTCAGGATACGGGAACGGAATCACAAATACAACCACAAGAGTTATACCTCAAGTTGAAGTTGATAATAGAAAACACTACCTTGAAGATAAGTTGAGAGTTTATAAACAGGCAATGAGTGAAACAACAGAGGAATTGGTTCCGATAAGATTGGAATTCGACCAAGATCGTGACAAATTCTTCCTAAGAGATACATTGCTATGgaacaaaaatgatgaacTTATCAagattgaagaatttgtgGATGACATGATGCGAGATTATCGATTTGAAGATTCGACCAGGGAGCAACACATAGATACCATATGTCAGTCCATACAAGAACAAATCCAAGAATTTCAAGGAAATCCATATTTAGAATTGAATCAGGATCGCTTGGGTGGTGATGATTTACGAATTAGAATCAAGCTGGATATTGTGGTGGGACAAAACCAACTTATCGATCAATTTGAATGGGATATCTCTAATAGTGATAATTGTCCCGAAGAATTTGCAGAATCCATGTGCCAAGAACTGGAATTGCCCGGTGAGTTTGTTACATCCATTGCACACTCGATAAGAGAACAGGTTCACATGTACCACAAATCGCTGGCATTGTTAGGCTATAACTTTGATGGATCAGTGATAGAAGACGATGACATTAGAAGCAGGATGCTGCCCACAATTACGATTGACGATGTTTATAGACCTGCAGCAGAAAGTAAAGTCTTCACTCCAaaccttcttcaaatttcagCAGCGGAACTAGAAAGATTGGATAAGGATAAGGATAGAGAtacaagaaggaaaagaagacaagGCAGATCTAATAGACGTGGTATGCTTGCATTGACCGGTACATCGACAAACAGTATGTCCATGAACGGTGCTCATAATGGAGCAGCAACGGGGAACGCTTCATTGTTACCATCAGGGGAGATTTTGCTGCCAGATATCGCAGATATTCCGAGAACTTTCAGAACACCAGTACCAAGTACTCTAATGCCCGGCGGTGTTGACGTGGGACCTTCAGTGGAATCATACGAATTGAGAACCACGACTACATATAAGGCTAAGCCAGATAGACCCAAGCCAGTCCCGCCCCCTTGCTACATTATTGACCACATTCCAGGTCATTCGCTATTACTTTCTATCAAAGTGCCTAAGAAAGAGGAAGCCCAAGAAGATTTTGCGACGATGATTGAACCGAACAATAGCACCAATCCAATGCTTCCAAGGCCTGGCTCCCTGAAGTCCAGATTGAATAGTAATATTCGCGCTGGTGTAACTATTCCGACAGGTGCGAACCCTATTGGAAATCACGCTACTACAAGCTCCCTCAATCCGACACTACCGCCTGCCATTCCAACCGGAGTAGCCGGAAAGACAGTTCCTGTACCTACTCCACCAACGCTACCCTCAGTAGCTCCCCATGGTAGTGACCGGATACTTTCAAACAATAATGGTgatactaataataataataataataatacataa
- the BSD2 gene encoding Bsd2p: MPDQESPIAQEMNTLHVGSLTDGTNIGNVERARDTLNEQTSEEGETEIGSRQEEDDIEDEGSSSGENSATERLVPHQLREQAARHIGRIGRHFNILDRLFKKHTQQSSDLQQGAMFDGVFSNLSAKPDTTQAEHRSEQDIPPTYDEAAADMAPSYYGMDLNNSDIYYDEICIEGLPVGNIANLLWNIIVSTSFQFIGFLITYILHTSHAAKQGSRFGLGLTFIGYCYSMIPKNVTSKVGKNKSLNRMELSDPNEFDNVRLNSQSTTQDNFESHLNHGLDEEKQNTPWLAVLVGLLGAFITLKSIYDYIQVKKMERKYLNQGQNQA; encoded by the coding sequence ATGCCGGATCAAGAATCTCCGATAGCACAGGAAATGAATACGCTGCATGTTGGCTCACTTACTGATGGTACGAATATTGGAAATGTAGAGCGAGCTAGAGACACGCTAAATGAGCAAACCAGCGAGGAAGGAGAAACAGAGATAGGATCCaggcaagaagaagacgacaTAGAGGATGAGGGAAGTAGTAGTGGAGAAAATAGTGCGACGGAAAGGCTAGTGCCACACCAGCTGAGAGAGCAGGCCGCTAGGCATATAGGAAGAATAGGAAGGCATTTCAATATACTTGATAGGCTTTTTAAGAAACACACACAACAGTCTTCGGATTTACAACAAGGGGCCATGTTTGATGGTGTGTTCAGTAATTTGAGCGCAAAACCAGATACCACGCAGGCCGAGCATCGCAGCGAGCAAGATATACCACCCACGTATGATGAAGCAGCTGCTGATATGGCGCCCTCTTACTATGGAATGGACTTGAATAATTCGGATATATACTACGATGAAATATGCATTGAGGGGCTCCCTGTAGGAAACATAGCCAATTTACTTTGGAACATCATTGTGAGTACGAGTTTCCAATTCATTGGGTTTTTGATAACATATATTTTACACACATCACATGCGGCGAAACAAGGTTCGAGATTCGGACTAGGGTTAACGTTCATTGGGTATTGTTATTCGATGATTCCTAAGAATGTCACCTCAAAAGTCggtaaaaataaaagtttAAATAGAATGGAATTATCGGATCCAAACGAATTTGATAATGTTCGTCTAAATTCACAATCAACGACGCAGGATAATTTCGAATCACATCTAAATCATGGtttagatgaagaaaagcaaaacacGCCGTGGTTGGCTGTCCTTGTAGGACTTCTAGGTGCATTCATTACTCTTAAGAGTATATATGACTACATTcaagttaaaaaaatggagAGAAAGTATCTCAACCAGGGTCAAAACCAAGCATAG
- the CTP1 gene encoding Ctp1p, translating to MSKVTKSDVDPFNSFLAGSIAGAVEASITYPFEFAKTRLQLIDKASKASRNPLVLIYKTVKTQGIGSIYVGCPAFIVGNTAKAGIRFLGFDTIKDLLRDRETGELSGTKGVIAGLGAGLLESVLAVTPFEAIKTALIDDKQSPKPRYHNNGRSVLRNYSALVRDEGFSGLYRGVLPVSMRQAANQAVRLGCYNKIKTLIQDYTNSPKDKPLSSGLTFLVGAFSGVVTVYSTMPIDTVKTRMQSLDSTKYSSTMNCFATIFKEEGLKTFWKGATPRLGRLILSGGIVFTIYENVLVMLA from the coding sequence ATGTCTAAAGTAACCAAAAGTGACGTAGATCCGTTTAACTCGTTTTTGGCAGGGTCCATAGCGGGTGCTGTTGAAGCATCCATAACATACCCTTTTGAGTTTGCCAAGACAAGGCTACAATTGATCGATAAGGCCTCTAAGGCATCAAGAAATCCTTTAGTGCTAATTTATAAAACTGTCAAAACTCAAGGTATCGGTTCCATTTACGTTGGATGTCCTGCATTCATTGTTGGTAATACAGCCAAAGCAGGTATTAGGTTTCTCGGATTTGATACTATTAAAGACCTGCTGAGAGATCGTGAAACTGGGGAGCTAAGTGGTACAAAAGGTGTGATAGCTGGGTTAGGAGCAGGGCTATTAGAAAGTGTGCTTGCAGTGACACCCTTCGAAGCAATTAAAACTGCCTTGATCGATGACAAACAATCTCCTAAACCAAGATATCACAATAACGGACGTAGCGTGCTACGAAATTATTCAGCACTGGTCCGTGACGAAGGCTTTTCAGGTCTTTACCGCGGTGTTTTACCTGTTTCCATGAGACAGGCTGCCAATCAAGCCGTTAGGTTGGGTTGTTACAATAAGATTAAGACTTTGATCCAAGATTATACAAATTCGCCRAAAGATAAACCATTATCGTCTGGTTTAACCTTCCTAGTGGGTGCATTTAGTGGTGTAGTGACTGTCTACTCTACTATGCCTATTGATACTGTGAAGACAAGAATGCAAAGTTTGGATTCCACGAAATATTCTTCTACAATGAACTGTTTTGCCaccattttcaaagaagaagggcTGAAAACGTTTTGGAAAGGTGCCACACCGAGATTGGGGAGGCTAATATTGAGTGGTGGTATTGTTTTCACAATCTATGAAAACGTCTTAGTTATGCTAGCTTAA